A window of Lodderomyces elongisporus chromosome 8, complete sequence genomic DNA:
CATTTGTTGAAATAATATTACATTTCTTAGGCGTCGCCAGGATCAGTAacagcaataacaacagcaaaagcAATAACAACAGTATTGGTAGTAGTACTGGGAAAGAATAAATactaataacaataattataataataactcCCACACCTAttgaaacaacaattgcaacaaaGCTGCTTATAAAAAATTCATCATGGTCAACGTTTTCAACGTGCAAATCTTCTTTATTGTCTTTAGAGAATGTTTAGAAGCAGTGGTTGTTGTCTCTGTTCTTCTTGCATTCTTGAAGCAAGGTATCGGTAGAGCTACAGATGACCCCAAAACATACAAGAAACTTCGAAATCAAGTTTGGATAGGGGCGATATTGGGTGTAATTATATGTCTTATTATCGGTGCTATCTTTATTGCGTTGTTCTATACTTTGGGTAACGATATTTGGTCCAAGTCTGAAGACTTGTGGGAGGGTATTTTCTGTATTATTGCGACGGTGTTGATCTCTTTAATGGGTATTGCTATGTTGAGAATCAACAAGATGAAGGAAAAATGGAGAGTTAAGTTGGCCCAGGCATTAACCAAAGTGCCtgataagaaaaaagaccGGTTCAAAATTGGGTACTTGACAAAGAAATATTGTATGCTTATCTTGCCCTTGATTACTTGCTTAAGAGAGGGTTTGGAGGCAATCGtttttgttggtggtgtcGGATTAAACTCACCAGCCACATCTTTCCCAATCCCAGTCATTTGTGGCTTAATTGCTGGAATTGTCGTTGGTACTATATTGTACTACTCAGGATCTACCGTTTCTTTACAAGTGTTTTTAATCATCTCAACtggtattttgtatttaatCGCTGCTGGGTTGTTCTCACGTGGTATCTGGTACTTTGAAAGTCACGTGTTCAACAATCAAACTGGTGGTGACGCTTCAGAAAATGGAAGTGGCCCCGGAACTTATGATATCGCGAAAACTATTTGGCACGTCAATTGTTGCAACCCCGAAATTGATAATGGTTGGGATGTGTTTAATGCTTTGCTAGGCTGGCAAAATACTGCTACATATGGTTCCATCTTGTCATATAATTTATATTGGTTTGCAGTGATTGTTaccttgttgttgatgcttTACGAAGAAAAGACGGGTCATTTGCCATTTATGAAAGGTGTTACATTGAGATCATTAAACCCAATGTATCatattaaaaacaaaaagaaacacgAATTGACTGAAgctgaaaagaagaaattgttTGAAGATTTGAGAAATGCTAGAATTGGacatgaagatgaagaagaagaggatagCGCGGTtgctgatgatgttgaCGAAGTGAAGAATGAAAGGATTAGTTTGAGTTCAGAAAAACAGCACAACTGAAGGCGAAAATCAAACTAAGCAAAAGATGCAGAAATGtgaaagaaatagaaattgAAACACGGAGGTTCATTGGGAAATAACTAGCTAAaatgcacacacacaaaaaaacacacacacacacacacacagagaACTTTTTGAATGTGGCATTTTATCATATTTGTGCTCTACCACGCTTCCCCCcctattttctttcacaCACTggactttattttttcattttttcaatttttcaatttttcaatttttggtATTGTCATGTTTTCATATGTTTATGGTTTCATTAATTTATTTCCATCCCTACTTCTATTTTCAGTTTGTGATAGTTATGAGATTTAAATAAGAGATAACTTTCAAGAGTTGAAAAAGCAGGGAAAAAATCAAAGGCAGATCGGGGCGgtcaaaactttttttttttccatttatatataggtgtcttcttttttttttatatatatatatatacttttaattttacaAAATACCGGGTTACATGTTTTAAATCAGCACCTTCTACTTTCTATCAAAACTAGACTCTAATTTGATAACAGACGTCAAGAAATTTATTTAGGTTTGTATAATACTAAATTTGAGGACCGGAAAAGCAGTACTTGAATACATACAACTCAAGAGATTTACACACTTCCATTGCTTATTTACGGGTAAAATCATACAGCAAAACACACGATATTTTAATTTGAATAGAAAAGCTGATTCCACGCATAATTAATCCCAGCTTGTTTTTGGCTTGAGGcatttgattttcttgtttctttctctttttcttttcttcttttcttcttttcttcttttcttcttttctttcttccattGTCTTGTAGAGCACGAGTAATTgaccttttccttctctcaATTTACCTAAATCTTTGATTTAAAATCCTTTCCGAGCCTTCATCTTCCCACTCCTTTTTGCTCACCCACATTTGATGAAAAGTTCCCAAACTAGCAAGTACACTAGCTCCAATCCAGCTCTGATTGATTCTTTCCGTCGAGTTACCCACAGCATGTAATCTGATTTTCAAACCGGGGTTTTTCAAAGTCAATTCATGATACAACCTCTCAGTTAATTGCGTAACCAACGAAGTTCCACCAgtgataataatattatttGCCAAACCTGCACGAAGATCAATATCGATGTTGTTTATAACGTACGAAACTAATTCAACCAACCCGCGTACATCAGCTTGCTTGTTGCCATTAGCAGAATCGCCATTGtcctcatcttcatttcttCGTATACGTTTAACTGGCCGGTAATCATTAATGGTGTTTTGTTCTATTCCTGGGATGTCTCCGTTCGAAGACGGAGGGGTCAACTCTGTGTCATTGAAGGTATACGATTTAGGATCGAATATTGTTTCGGCTATTGTAAATCTTTCTTGGCCCATAGTAATGGATTGTCCCGTAGGAAGTTCAAACAGCCTTTGCGAAAACTCAGAAACGTGCAGTGCTATATCTTTGGAGTCAGATCCAGCCTGtagaagcagcagcagcagcagcaacagggtttgttgttgttgttgttgttgttgttgctggagGTGTTTAATATTCTCTTGAGTAGGGACTTCCAACATTGATTCTTTGAACTCATGCCAAATCTTATCTTCTTCATATTTCCTAAAAGAGTCGGTAATGGTAACTCCTTCAGCAAATGATTTCAATTCGTATCTAGCTGCCTCTTGTGGAAAACTAGTCGCatctttgcttttgatgAGAATGGCTGGTTCAATAGCAATACTAGTTGGTTTTTTCACTTCCTTAGCATTATCGCGCCCTTCATTTTCTCCATTCTTCTCATCATTAGTTGCttgattcttttcaacatcaacatcatcatcaccatcatcatttattttctttgcaCTATCAtcacttttactttttaaatTCTTTATCGAATCTGAAACAACGTTGTCCAAGAATTTTCCTGCGTATGGTGTCCTTACCGAACTTTTAATCAAACATATTCCATCAACAACGGGTGTGACACTAGCGCTTTCATAGCCTACATCGACAACGAGACAATTGGGCCTTCCTTGTTGGAAACTTATGCAACTTGGTACCTTGATTAGATATAAAGCTGGGAAATCAAACTTGGCATAAATCTTTTCGACTAAAGTTTTCCTATACTCATAAGTACTCCAGATGGGTTCAGTGATCATTATAGGCTGATCTTTTTGCTCAATCTTGAGCAATTTGAAATAATACGCAAACTGGTCCATTGCAGCATCCCAATCTGTGATAAGCGAGTTGGTAACTATGGGATGAACAGTAGTGCCCCCAGAGCGCAAAACATCTATATTTTCTCCATATACCTTGGTACCTTGCGAGGTTTTGCCATAGTTTGAAGTTGTAATAATTTTGGGGAAATCATCACCGGCATAGCCAATTCGGGTTGTATGTGTTCCAATATCGAGAATGATGGCATTAATCTCGTCTCCGCCATAAACagtatttgcatttgcactAGACATTACTAACGGGATAAGGGTAAATCTCGAGTAAAATGAATTATCACGGGTAAAAGTGGGACTAGGCGATTTCCTAAGGTGCTGTTGCAATCCttgttggtggtgtaattgttgtagttgatgaaaaagaaaaagaaaaagaaaaacaa
This region includes:
- the FTR1_4 gene encoding high-affinity iron permease, yielding MVNVFNVQIFFIVFRECLEAVVVVSVLLAFLKQGIGRATDDPKTYKKLRNQVWIGAILGVIICLIIGAIFIALFYTLGNDIWSKSEDLWEGIFCIIATVLISLMGIAMLRINKMKEKWRVKLAQALTKVPDKKKDRFKIGYLTKKYCMLILPLITCLREGLEAIVFVGGVGLNSPATSFPIPVICGLIAGIVVGTILYYSGSTVSLQVFLIISTGILYLIAAGLFSRGIWYFESHVFNNQTGGDASENGSGPGTYDIAKTIWHVNCCNPEIDNGWDVFNALLGWQNTATYGSILSYNLYWFAVIVTLLLMLYEEKTGHLPFMKGVTLRSLNPMYHIKNKKKHELTEAEKKKLFEDLRNARIGHEDEEEEDSAVADDVDEVKNERISLSSEKQHN
- the ARP4 gene encoding NuA4 histone acetyltransferase subunit (BUSCO:EOG09262MOO), coding for MSSANANTVYGGDEINAIILDIGTHTTRIGYAGDDFPKIITTSNYGKTSQGTKVYGENIDVLRSGGTTVHPIVTNSLITDWDAAMDQFAYYFKLLKIEQKDQPIMITEPIWSTYEYRKTLVEKIYAKFDFPALYLIKVPSCISFQQGRPNCLVVDVGYESASVTPVVDGICLIKSSVRTPYAGKFLDNVVSDSIKNLKSKSDDSAKKINDDGDDDVDVEKNQATNDEKNGENEGRDNAKEVKKPTSIAIEPAILIKSKDATSFPQEAARYELKSFAEGVTITDSFRKYEEDKIWHEFKESMLEVPTQENIKHLQQQQQQQQQQTSLSSSSSLLQAGSDSKDIASHVSEFSQRSFELPTGQSITMGQERFTIAETIFDPKSYTFNDTELTPPSSNGDIPGIEQNTINDYRPVKRIRRNEDEDNGDSANGNKQADVRGLVELVSYVINNIDIDLRAGLANNIIITGGTSLVTQLTERLYHELTLKNPGLKIRLHAVGNSTERINQSWIGASVLASLGTFHQMWVSKKEWEDEGSERILNQRFR